From a single Methanothermobacter sp. genomic region:
- a CDS encoding ATP-dependent helicase yields the protein MIVRQKKKYSSSRIHSVLHPWVSEWFKRTFDDFTEAQKYAIMDIHMGRNVLVSSPTGSGKTLTAFLSIISELTTLADRGELEDSVYCIYISPLKALDNDIERNLEEPLQGIREIAEEEGRDLEIRKAVRTGDTSSYERSRMLKNPPHILITTPETLSILLVAPKFREKLSTVRYVIVDEIHSLADNKRGVHLSLSLERLQHLVGNFTRIGLSATVHPLERVARFLVGYSYGEERDCIIVDVNYLKELDIELICPVDDIVAADPEEIGNALYDILHDLIMEHRTTLIFTNTRSGTESVVYNLKSRFPESYTDENIMAHHSSLSREIRLETEEKLKRGELKAVVSSTSLELGIDIGYIDLVVLLSSPKSVSRALQRIGRSGHQLHEKSKGRIVVVDRDDLVECSLILKNAVEGKIDSIRVPENCLDVLAQHIYGMAIENPWDIDHALEVIRNSYCYRNLRREDYLSVLSYLAGEYAELKERYVYAKIWVDHKKNMFGRRGKLARMLYSTNIGTIPDRSAAVVKCNGKVVGRIEEDFMEKLRKGDTFVLGGKIYRFNYARGMTVNVSPASGPPNIPSWFSEQLPLSFDLAVDIQRFRDIMDGKFQYGRSREEIIEFIMDYLHVDERAAGSIYEYFREQYLYAAIPSIRRMLVEYYTGFGGRKFIVFHSLFGRRVNDALSRAVAYVIARRYRRDVMISVSDNGFYLSSEGKMGGLESFMELEPENLREILKKAIDRTETLASRFRHCAGRALMILRRYRGEEKSVGRQQVRGKILLKFVSELDDRFPILEEARREVMEDYMDIENAIRVLEWIRDGEMEIKQVDTRIPSPFAFNLVAQGYLDVLKYEDRIEFIRRMHQAILDEIR from the coding sequence ATGATAGTCAGGCAGAAGAAGAAATACTCAAGCAGCAGGATACATTCTGTCCTCCACCCCTGGGTCAGCGAATGGTTCAAGAGAACCTTTGATGACTTCACAGAGGCCCAGAAGTATGCAATAATGGATATACATATGGGGAGGAACGTCCTTGTATCGTCACCAACAGGTTCAGGTAAGACTCTCACCGCGTTTCTTTCCATAATCAGTGAACTCACCACACTCGCGGATAGGGGTGAACTTGAGGACAGCGTCTACTGCATATACATTTCACCCCTTAAGGCCCTTGATAATGACATAGAAAGGAACCTTGAGGAACCCCTCCAGGGTATAAGGGAAATTGCAGAGGAGGAGGGAAGGGACCTTGAGATAAGGAAGGCTGTTCGTACCGGTGACACCAGCAGCTATGAGCGCTCCAGGATGCTCAAGAATCCACCGCACATCCTTATAACGACCCCTGAGACGCTCTCAATACTCCTTGTGGCCCCAAAGTTCCGTGAAAAGCTTTCAACTGTGCGCTATGTTATCGTGGATGAAATACACTCCCTTGCAGATAATAAGAGGGGTGTTCACCTTTCACTGAGCCTTGAGAGGCTGCAGCACCTTGTCGGTAACTTCACAAGGATCGGTTTATCTGCGACGGTGCATCCACTTGAGCGTGTTGCAAGATTCCTGGTGGGTTACAGTTATGGTGAGGAGAGGGACTGCATCATAGTGGACGTTAACTACCTTAAAGAACTTGACATTGAACTCATCTGCCCGGTTGATGACATCGTGGCCGCTGACCCTGAGGAAATTGGTAATGCCCTCTATGACATCCTCCACGACCTCATAATGGAACACCGGACAACCCTGATCTTCACCAACACGCGCAGCGGGACCGAGAGTGTGGTTTACAACCTGAAAAGTCGCTTCCCTGAGAGTTATACCGATGAAAACATCATGGCACACCACTCATCACTTTCAAGGGAGATAAGGCTTGAAACAGAGGAAAAACTCAAGAGGGGTGAGCTGAAGGCGGTTGTATCGTCAACTTCCCTTGAACTCGGGATAGACATCGGGTACATTGACCTGGTGGTTCTTTTGAGTTCACCAAAATCTGTTTCAAGGGCACTTCAGCGTATCGGGAGAAGCGGTCATCAGCTTCATGAGAAATCAAAGGGACGGATAGTTGTCGTGGACAGGGATGACCTTGTTGAGTGTTCACTCATACTCAAGAACGCCGTTGAGGGTAAAATAGATTCCATAAGGGTACCCGAGAACTGCCTGGATGTCCTGGCCCAGCACATATACGGGATGGCCATTGAGAACCCCTGGGATATTGACCATGCCCTGGAGGTTATAAGGAACAGCTACTGCTACAGGAACCTCAGGAGGGAGGATTACCTCTCTGTACTCAGCTACCTTGCAGGGGAGTATGCTGAGCTCAAGGAGAGGTACGTCTATGCCAAGATCTGGGTTGACCACAAAAAGAACATGTTCGGGAGGAGGGGTAAACTTGCCAGGATGCTCTACTCCACCAACATAGGGACCATACCTGATAGGAGCGCTGCGGTTGTAAAGTGCAACGGGAAGGTCGTGGGGAGGATAGAGGAGGATTTCATGGAGAAACTCAGGAAGGGTGACACCTTTGTTCTCGGCGGGAAGATCTACAGATTCAACTATGCGAGGGGCATGACCGTCAATGTCAGCCCCGCCTCAGGACCCCCCAACATTCCATCATGGTTCTCAGAGCAGCTGCCCCTCTCCTTTGACCTTGCAGTTGACATACAGCGCTTCAGGGACATTATGGATGGTAAGTTCCAGTACGGGCGTTCAAGGGAAGAGATAATAGAATTCATAATGGACTACCTCCACGTGGATGAGAGGGCCGCGGGTTCAATCTACGAGTATTTCCGTGAACAGTACCTCTACGCGGCAATACCCAGCATCAGGAGGATGCTTGTTGAGTACTACACTGGCTTCGGGGGCAGAAAATTCATAGTCTTCCACAGCCTCTTTGGAAGGAGGGTTAACGACGCCCTATCAAGGGCTGTTGCCTATGTCATTGCAAGGCGTTACCGGCGGGACGTTATGATATCTGTATCTGATAATGGATTCTATCTGAGTTCAGAGGGAAAGATGGGTGGTCTCGAGTCATTCATGGAACTTGAACCTGAGAATCTCAGGGAGATACTTAAGAAGGCCATTGACAGGACAGAAACCCTTGCAAGCAGGTTCAGGCACTGCGCTGGCCGTGCCCTCATGATACTCCGTAGGTACAGGGGGGAGGAGAAGTCTGTTGGCAGGCAGCAGGTTAGGGGTAAGATACTCCTTAAATTTGTGAGTGAACTGGATGACAGGTTCCCCATACTCGAGGAGGCCCGGAGGGAGGTTATGGAGGACTACATGGACATCGAGAATGCCATCAGGGTCCTTGAATGGATCCGTGATGGTGAAATGGAGATCAAGCAGGTTGATACGAGGATACCCTCACCATTCGCCTTTAACCTGGTTGCCCAGGGTTACCTGGATGTGCTCAAGTATGAGGACCGGATAGAATTCATCAGGAGGATGCATCAGGCTATACTGGATGAGATCAGATGA
- a CDS encoding metallophosphoesterase, with protein sequence MNTFKLMDGLEICDLSLLIEDSMIIADLHLGYEQYLTSEGVMVPGFQFRRIVERIESIRDASGASGIIINGDLKHEFGRVSRQENREIMRMMDYLQENFREITLIKGNHDPIVPHMSGISGIGIHETMRVADFLLTHGHVIPERLDAENIIIGHEHPCVGLRSGERVEKIKCFLLGPFRDMNLVVMPSFNFISEGSDILHEAVLSPFLREAELEEFHVYGVEDFEVFDFGTVGALMEFTSSTGFGGGW encoded by the coding sequence ATGAACACGTTTAAACTGATGGATGGACTGGAAATATGTGACCTGTCACTTCTCATTGAGGATTCGATGATAATAGCCGACCTCCACCTGGGGTACGAACAGTACCTCACCAGTGAGGGGGTGATGGTGCCGGGATTCCAGTTCAGAAGGATAGTTGAGCGAATAGAATCCATAAGGGACGCATCGGGTGCCTCAGGTATCATCATAAATGGGGACCTCAAGCATGAATTCGGGAGGGTGAGCCGTCAGGAGAACCGGGAAATCATGCGAATGATGGACTACCTCCAGGAAAACTTCAGGGAGATAACACTGATCAAGGGGAATCATGACCCCATCGTACCCCACATGTCCGGGATATCAGGTATTGGGATCCATGAAACCATGCGGGTGGCCGATTTCCTCCTGACACATGGCCATGTGATACCTGAAAGACTTGACGCTGAAAACATCATCATAGGCCACGAACACCCCTGTGTGGGTCTCAGAAGCGGTGAAAGGGTTGAAAAGATCAAATGCTTCCTCCTGGGGCCCTTCAGGGATATGAACCTCGTTGTCATGCCATCCTTCAATTTCATAAGCGAGGGCTCCGACATCCTCCATGAGGCTGTACTATCACCCTTCCTCAGGGAGGCTGAGCTTGAGGAATTCCATGTCTATGGTGTTGAGGACTTTGAGGTTTTCGATTTCGGGACGGTGGGTGCCCTCATGGAGTTCACCTCATCCACAGGATTCGGTGGTGGGTGGTGA
- a CDS encoding prenyltransferase: protein MNKLDFMKKNSRWYFLSEVIKLGRLPFLGAGLILYATGAVLAGIGRGYLPLDQFIMGYAIVMPAHLSVSYSNDYYDFELDNPEAATVYTGGSGVLQRHPELRGFAWKFAVLLISVSLTLAVIHTLIYRNPAVLLLAVAGNLLGWFYSAPPARLSYRGLGEVATALTGFIFPAMGYSVIMGVIDTPLILFSIPIMLLQLVFIINVEIPDLREDLLGGKMTFPVRRGVRASRRVMALSAAAATVALGLLEFSPHFDPRISFPLIALLSLTVTVPSIYYYLHDPDEVNVRGSEVVMNSLIAFGILDLLYLISVLVMQ from the coding sequence ATGAATAAACTGGACTTCATGAAAAAAAACTCCAGGTGGTATTTCCTGTCTGAGGTTATCAAACTGGGTAGACTTCCATTTCTCGGTGCTGGCCTGATCCTCTATGCCACAGGGGCTGTTCTTGCAGGTATAGGGAGGGGTTACCTCCCCCTTGACCAGTTCATCATGGGATATGCGATCGTGATGCCAGCACATCTTTCTGTATCCTACAGCAACGACTACTATGACTTTGAGCTGGACAACCCTGAGGCTGCAACAGTATACACTGGCGGAAGCGGGGTTCTCCAGAGACACCCTGAACTCAGAGGTTTTGCCTGGAAATTCGCTGTCCTTCTCATATCAGTATCCCTGACACTTGCCGTTATCCACACTCTCATCTACCGTAACCCTGCAGTTCTTCTCCTTGCAGTTGCCGGTAATCTGCTTGGATGGTTTTACAGTGCCCCTCCGGCCAGACTATCATACAGGGGGCTTGGAGAGGTTGCAACAGCCCTTACAGGCTTCATATTCCCTGCCATGGGTTACTCTGTAATCATGGGCGTGATTGATACCCCTTTAATCCTCTTCTCCATTCCCATAATGCTTTTGCAGCTTGTTTTCATCATAAACGTTGAGATACCTGACCTCCGGGAGGACCTGCTGGGGGGCAAGATGACGTTTCCTGTCAGGAGGGGTGTCAGAGCATCCAGAAGGGTTATGGCCTTAAGTGCGGCTGCTGCAACGGTTGCACTGGGACTTCTTGAGTTCTCCCCCCATTTTGATCCCAGGATCAGTTTTCCTTTGATTGCTCTGCTTTCACTCACAGTCACAGTTCCCTCCATCTATTATTACCTCCATGACCCAGATGAAGTCAATGTGAGGGGATCTGAGGTTGTGATGAACTCACTGATAGCCTTCGGGATCCTTGACCTTCTCTACCTCATCAGCGTCCTGGTGATGCAATGA
- a CDS encoding HEAT repeat domain-containing protein, translating into MKDRIGLMDSEEKMKLVDELEPSEESVEILVGLLEDESHPVRFKAAEKLAEFGKLSLERLIEIMDTSEGEVRRYATFALKKIGDPGVVDHFIEALEDEDWGVRKFAARSLGELGDKRAVEPLIGALEDEDWGVKLAAVRSLGDLRDPRAIEPIKKARRKGDKDFKKAANKSLKKIQS; encoded by the coding sequence TTGAAGGATAGGATTGGCCTCATGGATTCAGAGGAAAAGATGAAGCTCGTGGATGAACTTGAACCATCAGAGGAATCTGTTGAAATACTGGTCGGACTTCTGGAGGATGAAAGTCATCCTGTCAGATTTAAGGCTGCAGAGAAACTTGCAGAATTTGGAAAACTGTCCCTTGAAAGGCTCATTGAAATAATGGACACTTCAGAGGGAGAGGTCAGGAGATACGCCACATTTGCCCTCAAGAAGATAGGGGATCCAGGAGTTGTGGATCACTTCATTGAGGCCCTTGAGGATGAGGACTGGGGTGTGAGGAAATTTGCTGCAAGGTCCCTTGGGGAACTGGGGGATAAAAGGGCGGTGGAACCACTCATAGGTGCCCTTGAGGATGAGGACTGGGGCGTTAAACTTGCTGCTGTAAGATCCCTTGGCGACCTGAGGGATCCAAGGGCCATAGAACCAATCAAAAAGGCCAGAAGAAAGGGGGATAAGGACTTCAAGAAGGCCGCCAACAAATCACTTAAAAAGATCCAGTCATAG
- a CDS encoding NAD(P)/FAD-dependent oxidoreductase has product MRIVIVGAGFGGLSAAALLARDGMDVTVIEKNEGPGGRASVYSEGGFTFDMGPSWYLMPDIFENFFAEFKRKPEDFYSLKQLDPAYRVFFDDDKVVDVSSDIERNYELFDSFEENGGEKLRKYLNSAGELYDSVVKEMLYRDYRSILDFLNGKLLLQGIRLNILESLEHFVNRRFESDEARKILQYSIGFLGSAPQDTPSMYHIMSHIDMTLGVFYPEGGIRRVAESIYQLALENGAEFHFNEEARRIEVTDKMATSVVTDRNIHDADAVLVNADYPHSELQLLDANHRTYDENYWNSRVLAPSAFVAYVGVERTVDALDHHNLFLERDWADKFQQVFDPEKASWPDRPSYYVNVPSRTDTTAAPEGSDTLFILVPLAPGMEDNQELREDLYRRVMDDLERKTGMKIRDHVVVKRIFAINDFRERYNAYRGTALGLSHTLRQTALWRPAHKSKKVKNLYYTGQYTHPGIGVPMTLISSQIVCREILEEMGE; this is encoded by the coding sequence ATGAGGATAGTAATCGTGGGGGCTGGATTTGGAGGTCTATCTGCAGCAGCGCTTCTTGCAAGGGATGGGATGGATGTAACTGTTATTGAAAAAAACGAGGGGCCGGGTGGACGTGCAAGCGTCTACAGTGAGGGGGGATTCACATTTGATATGGGCCCATCATGGTACCTCATGCCTGACATATTTGAGAACTTCTTTGCAGAGTTCAAAAGGAAACCTGAGGATTTCTACTCCCTGAAACAGCTTGACCCCGCATACAGGGTATTCTTTGATGATGATAAGGTTGTAGATGTCTCATCTGATATAGAAAGGAACTATGAACTCTTTGACAGCTTCGAAGAAAACGGTGGCGAGAAGCTCAGGAAATACCTCAATTCAGCAGGTGAACTGTATGATTCCGTTGTGAAGGAGATGCTCTACAGGGACTACCGTTCCATCCTTGACTTCCTCAATGGTAAACTCCTGCTTCAAGGGATAAGACTCAACATACTCGAATCCCTTGAGCACTTTGTTAACAGACGCTTTGAGAGTGATGAGGCAAGAAAGATACTCCAGTACTCCATAGGATTCCTTGGAAGCGCACCGCAGGATACACCCTCCATGTACCATATCATGTCCCACATTGACATGACACTGGGAGTTTTCTACCCTGAGGGGGGCATAAGGAGGGTTGCAGAGTCCATATACCAACTTGCACTTGAGAACGGGGCTGAATTCCACTTCAACGAGGAGGCCAGGAGGATAGAGGTTACAGATAAGATGGCCACGTCTGTTGTAACCGACAGGAACATCCACGATGCCGATGCAGTGCTTGTGAATGCAGATTACCCCCACAGTGAACTCCAACTCCTTGATGCCAACCACAGGACCTATGATGAGAACTACTGGAATTCAAGGGTACTGGCACCATCAGCCTTTGTAGCCTACGTTGGTGTTGAACGTACAGTAGACGCCCTTGACCATCATAACCTCTTCCTTGAGAGGGACTGGGCAGACAAATTCCAGCAGGTCTTTGACCCTGAGAAGGCCTCATGGCCTGATAGGCCATCATACTATGTTAATGTTCCCTCAAGAACGGATACAACAGCTGCTCCCGAGGGATCAGACACCCTCTTCATACTAGTACCCCTGGCACCGGGTATGGAGGATAACCAGGAGCTGAGGGAGGACCTCTACAGGAGGGTCATGGATGACCTTGAGAGGAAAACCGGTATGAAGATAAGGGACCATGTGGTGGTGAAGCGCATATTCGCCATAAATGACTTCAGGGAACGCTACAATGCATACCGGGGGACAGCGCTTGGCCTGTCCCATACCCTCAGGCAGACCGCCCTCTGGAGACCGGCACATAAAAGCAAGAAGGTTAAAAACCTTTACTACACAGGACAGTACACCCATCCAGGTATAGGGGTGCCAATGACACTCATATCCTCCCAGATTGTCTGCAGGGAGATACTGGAAGAAATGGGTGAATAA
- a CDS encoding phytoene/squalene synthase family protein, which yields MIDEKIYSIFKRGSKTYFYSTLFFPPKVRRDVFILYSFLRKADDYVDRIPQDTEGFYDFVERYRVASSGEKTGDVVVDSFVELSDRKSFNKEWIEAFLRSMEMDITVSSYRTMADLEEYLLGSSEVVGLFMASIMGLDTDSYPHARYLGRAMQYVNFIRDIAEDVELGRLYFPLTELERFDLESLDLSEISGREDNFRSFLRAQIDIYRDWQRRAEEGYRYIPYRYLVPIKTAADMYLWTSRIIERDPLIVYRRKVKPSRGRVVSGALLNMLRLIRPRSPTKQGI from the coding sequence TTGATTGATGAAAAAATCTATTCAATATTCAAAAGGGGAAGCAAGACATACTTCTACAGCACCCTCTTCTTTCCACCGAAGGTGAGGAGGGACGTTTTCATACTCTACAGTTTCCTGAGAAAGGCAGATGATTATGTTGATAGAATACCCCAGGATACCGAGGGGTTCTACGACTTTGTTGAACGCTACCGGGTGGCATCATCAGGCGAAAAAACAGGTGATGTGGTTGTTGATTCATTCGTGGAACTTTCAGACAGAAAATCTTTCAATAAAGAGTGGATAGAGGCATTTCTAAGATCAATGGAGATGGACATAACTGTATCATCCTACAGGACAATGGCTGACCTTGAGGAGTACCTCCTGGGTTCATCTGAGGTTGTGGGCCTCTTCATGGCATCCATCATGGGCCTTGACACTGATTCATACCCCCACGCCCGCTACCTGGGGAGGGCCATGCAGTACGTCAACTTCATAAGGGACATAGCAGAGGATGTTGAACTTGGAAGGCTCTACTTCCCGCTGACTGAACTTGAAAGATTTGATCTGGAGTCACTTGATTTAAGTGAGATCAGTGGAAGGGAGGATAATTTCAGGTCCTTCCTCAGGGCTCAGATTGATATTTACAGGGACTGGCAGAGAAGGGCAGAGGAGGGTTACAGGTACATCCCCTACCGCTACCTGGTACCCATAAAGACCGCCGCCGACATGTACCTCTGGACGTCCAGGATAATCGAAAGGGACCCCCTCATAGTCTACAGGAGGAAGGTGAAGCCCTCAAGGGGCAGGGTGGTCTCAGGAGCCCTCCTGAACATGCTGAGGCTCATCAGACCCAGGTCACCAACTAAGCAGGGTATTTAG
- a CDS encoding prenyltransferase: MSQLTSRSLFNSIKDYTGFLFCISRFRFWIYTGGTYVIGYTLAAKGFTDFLSPAYYIYLLYFFFPANVFIYGVNDYWDEDTDRLNPKKGSREHMLMQSERRKLRNSLLAVTGISVALMFSQKPEEALLFLGFLFLSYFYSAPPLRFKERPFLDFSSNYLYIMPGLFAYSLASGSLPEPIILLAGYCHIAAMHIFSAVPDTEYDRRAGINTTPVFMGERVALALSAAFWLILSFITVYLTDLHPLSFLVFAYPAFPISVLLFERIRIERIYWYLPYVNTALGGLLFLALINHKIFHWI; encoded by the coding sequence ATGTCTCAGCTGACCTCCAGATCCCTTTTTAATTCCATAAAAGATTACACGGGCTTTCTGTTCTGCATATCCCGATTCAGGTTCTGGATATACACCGGTGGAACATATGTAATTGGGTACACCCTTGCAGCGAAGGGTTTCACTGATTTTCTCTCACCAGCCTATTACATATACCTCCTCTACTTCTTTTTCCCGGCTAACGTGTTCATCTACGGTGTCAACGACTACTGGGATGAGGATACAGACAGACTCAACCCCAAGAAGGGCTCAAGGGAGCACATGCTGATGCAGAGTGAGCGGAGGAAACTCAGAAATTCACTGCTTGCAGTTACAGGTATCAGCGTCGCCCTCATGTTTTCACAGAAACCAGAGGAGGCCCTTCTTTTCCTCGGATTTTTATTCCTATCATATTTCTACAGTGCACCCCCACTCAGATTCAAGGAGAGGCCCTTCCTGGATTTTTCATCCAATTACCTCTACATAATGCCCGGTTTATTTGCCTACAGCCTCGCATCAGGAAGCCTACCTGAACCCATAATACTCCTTGCAGGCTACTGCCACATCGCTGCCATGCACATATTTTCCGCCGTACCTGACACAGAGTATGATAGGAGGGCAGGAATCAACACAACACCAGTATTTATGGGTGAAAGGGTGGCACTTGCACTTTCAGCAGCCTTCTGGCTGATATTATCTTTTATTACAGTCTATCTTACAGATTTACATCCTCTAAGCTTTCTGGTATTCGCGTATCCTGCATTTCCCATTTCTGTACTTCTTTTCGAAAGAATAAGGATAGAGAGGATTTACTGGTACCTCCCCTACGTCAACACAGCCCTTGGAGGTCTGCTCTTCCTTGCGCTCATAAACCACAAGATATTTCACTGGATTTGA
- the cruF gene encoding bisanhydrobacterioruberin hydratase CruF, protein MNKPSVKSIIILIVGIILAFSSYFVANVDIGGYSAVSVVFIISMALPSFISVIRDLRGRGVILILVLGAYAILIETVAIVTGFPYSEFHYTGLIGLKILGHTPFTVPFAWLPLFLGSAYLAKESVAGKLKFLGLSTLLVVLTDVVIDPAAVALNFWIWSNPGIFYGVPLQNFAGWVLSGFIASLILLVVLGDSMKEMKSGIISSLYLIMCFWTAACLFLGLQIPFITGLILLALILIKTGANLW, encoded by the coding sequence ATGAATAAACCCTCAGTGAAATCCATCATAATACTCATCGTGGGTATCATCCTTGCATTCTCATCATATTTTGTAGCCAACGTGGATATAGGGGGTTACTCTGCTGTATCAGTTGTTTTCATCATATCCATGGCCCTCCCATCATTTATTTCAGTGATAAGGGACCTCAGGGGTCGTGGTGTTATTCTGATACTTGTTCTGGGGGCCTATGCAATTCTAATCGAGACTGTGGCCATAGTAACGGGTTTTCCCTATTCGGAGTTCCACTACACCGGACTCATTGGACTGAAGATACTTGGACACACGCCCTTCACGGTCCCATTCGCCTGGCTGCCCCTCTTCCTGGGGTCTGCCTATCTTGCAAAGGAATCTGTTGCTGGGAAACTGAAATTTCTGGGTCTCTCAACTCTCCTTGTGGTTCTCACGGATGTGGTGATTGACCCTGCAGCCGTGGCCCTGAACTTCTGGATCTGGAGCAATCCAGGAATATTCTATGGTGTGCCCCTGCAGAACTTCGCTGGGTGGGTACTCTCAGGTTTCATTGCATCCCTTATTCTTCTTGTGGTTCTGGGTGATTCTATGAAGGAAATGAAATCAGGGATCATCTCCAGCCTCTACCTGATAATGTGCTTCTGGACAGCAGCCTGCCTCTTCCTTGGACTTCAGATCCCCTTCATAACCGGTTTAATCCTCCTGGCACTCATACTCATTAAAACAGGGGCAAACCTGTGGTAG
- a CDS encoding carbon-nitrogen hydrolase family protein: MLTDIMGVPGLRVGICQMQVNERKEENIKKASEMIREACSRGAELVVLPEMFTCPYDSELFPEYAEDENGETITAMRSLAAELGVHLVAGSIPERTPEGIYNTSFIIDDGGDITARHRKVHLFDIDVEGEITFRESDTLIAGSSVTVTDTGSAVIGVGICYDMRFPELSRMMVLGGAEVLVFPGAFNMTTGPAHWRLLVRSRALDNQCYCVAVSPARNTGASYVAYGHSLVADPWGSVMVDAGSSECVLTVDLDMEMVEKVRRELPLLRNRRPDVYSWMEGADHE; this comes from the coding sequence ATGCTAACTGATATTATGGGGGTGCCCGGTCTGAGGGTTGGAATCTGTCAGATGCAGGTAAATGAGAGAAAGGAAGAAAACATCAAAAAGGCCTCTGAGATGATAAGGGAAGCGTGCAGCAGGGGTGCTGAACTTGTGGTTCTTCCTGAGATGTTCACATGCCCCTACGACTCTGAACTCTTCCCTGAATATGCAGAGGATGAGAATGGGGAGACCATAACCGCAATGAGATCCCTTGCAGCAGAACTTGGGGTCCATCTGGTTGCAGGTTCAATTCCCGAGAGAACCCCGGAGGGGATATACAACACCTCCTTCATCATTGATGATGGTGGTGACATCACCGCGAGACACAGGAAGGTTCACCTCTTCGATATAGACGTGGAGGGTGAGATAACCTTCAGGGAATCCGACACCCTCATTGCGGGTAGCTCTGTAACCGTTACTGATACAGGTTCTGCTGTGATCGGGGTTGGTATATGCTATGACATGCGCTTCCCTGAACTCTCAAGAATGATGGTCCTGGGGGGTGCGGAGGTTCTAGTATTTCCCGGTGCATTCAACATGACAACCGGTCCAGCCCACTGGAGGCTACTTGTGCGGTCGAGGGCCCTTGACAACCAGTGCTACTGTGTTGCAGTGTCCCCTGCAAGAAATACCGGTGCATCCTATGTTGCATACGGCCACTCACTTGTCGCCGACCCATGGGGTTCGGTTATGGTTGATGCGGGCAGCTCAGAATGTGTTCTAACAGTCGACCTAGATATGGAAATGGTGGAGAAAGTGAGAAGGGAGCTTCCACTTCTAAGGAATCGGAGACCAGATGTTTACAGTTGGATGGAGGGAGCTGACCATGAATAA
- a CDS encoding manganese efflux pump MntP family protein encodes MDLLSMVFIGVSLGMDTFSISVSRGLVSHESGINYALITAFSFGAFQAFMPIFGWISGIEIQSIVSTFAPWVAFTLLLLIGLKMIYESTMLEEEEFKFSYRELLLLSVATSIDAFAVGVSFALLNISIWLPIIIIGVITFFLSLAGSYLGEKIGHIFENRIEALGGVILILIGLRILLENNVL; translated from the coding sequence ATGGATCTTCTATCGATGGTTTTCATTGGAGTTAGCCTGGGGATGGACACATTCAGCATATCCGTGAGCCGGGGCCTTGTGAGCCATGAATCAGGAATCAACTACGCCCTCATAACTGCATTCTCATTCGGGGCATTCCAGGCGTTCATGCCCATCTTTGGATGGATATCCGGCATTGAAATCCAGAGCATCGTGTCAACCTTTGCGCCCTGGGTTGCATTTACACTCCTCCTTCTCATCGGCCTGAAAATGATATACGAGAGCACCATGCTTGAGGAGGAGGAATTCAAATTCAGTTACCGTGAACTCCTTCTGCTCTCCGTTGCAACCAGCATAGATGCCTTTGCTGTGGGTGTCAGCTTTGCACTCCTTAACATATCCATATGGTTGCCCATAATAATCATAGGAGTCATCACATTCTTCCTCTCCCTTGCGGGAAGCTACCTTGGAGAGAAGATAGGCCACATATTTGAGAACCGTATAGAGGCACTGGGTGGTGTCATCCTCATCCTCATTGGTTTAAGGATACTCCTGGAGAATAACGTCCTCTGA